The following coding sequences are from one Shewanella eurypsychrophilus window:
- the pnp gene encoding polyribonucleotide nucleotidyltransferase, with protein sequence MNPIVKSFEYGQHTVTLETGVIARQADAAVLASMGDTTVLVTVVGKKEEEPGRDFFPLTVNYQERTYAAGKIPGGFFKREGRPSESETLIARLIDRPIRPLFPNGFKNEVQVIITVVSVDPEINPDVISMIGTSAALAISGLPFNGPLGVARVGYINGEYILNPEVSQLAESDLDLIVAGTEGAVLMVESEAASLAEEVMLGSVAYGHEQQQVVITAIKELKAEAGKPAWDWSAPVADADLVEKIRVLAEANFAAAYQIADKSERRDAVNALKSDAIEKLVAENADIDLREVGKLLGSLEKKVVRGRIIAGNPRIDGREPDMVRGLNVMAGVLPRTHGSAIFTRGETQALVTCTLGTERDAQKVDSIMGEYTNRFMLHYNFPPYCVGETGFVGSPKRREIGHGKLAWRGINAVMPSAEEFPYSVRVVSEITESNGSSSMASVCGTSLALMDAGVPIKTSVAGIAMGLVKEGDDFVVLSDILGDEDHLGDMDFKVAGTRDGITALQMDIKIEGITQEIMQIALQQAYGARVHILNVMDQAIGSHRDDISDHAPRITTIKINPEKIRDVIGKGGATIRALTEETGTTIELDDDGTVKIASSNGEATKEAIRRIEEITAEVEVGTIYNGKVVRIVDFGAFVTILPGKDGLVHISQIAEERVANVSDYLQTGQEVKVKVMEVDRQGRVRLSMKEAQPKAEAAPAAE encoded by the coding sequence GTGAATCCAATCGTAAAGAGTTTTGAGTATGGTCAGCACACAGTCACATTAGAGACTGGGGTAATAGCACGTCAAGCAGACGCTGCCGTTTTAGCAAGCATGGGCGATACTACAGTATTGGTTACTGTAGTTGGAAAGAAAGAAGAAGAGCCGGGTCGCGACTTTTTCCCTCTTACCGTGAATTACCAGGAAAGAACTTACGCAGCGGGTAAAATCCCGGGTGGTTTCTTCAAGCGTGAAGGTCGTCCATCTGAGAGTGAAACGCTGATCGCACGTCTTATTGACCGTCCGATTCGTCCATTATTCCCTAACGGCTTCAAGAATGAAGTTCAGGTCATCATCACAGTGGTTTCTGTGGATCCTGAAATCAACCCTGATGTCATCTCTATGATAGGTACTTCTGCAGCCCTAGCTATATCTGGTCTGCCATTCAATGGTCCACTGGGTGTAGCACGCGTTGGTTATATCAACGGCGAATATATACTTAACCCTGAAGTTAGTCAGTTAGCCGAAAGTGACCTAGACCTAATCGTCGCAGGTACTGAAGGCGCTGTATTGATGGTTGAGTCTGAAGCTGCATCATTGGCAGAAGAAGTGATGCTAGGCAGTGTTGCCTATGGTCATGAGCAACAGCAAGTTGTTATCACTGCCATCAAGGAACTTAAAGCCGAAGCGGGCAAGCCTGCATGGGATTGGTCTGCTCCGGTTGCCGATGCAGACTTGGTTGAGAAGATCCGTGTTCTTGCCGAGGCTAATTTTGCCGCTGCATACCAGATTGCTGATAAGAGCGAGCGTCGTGATGCGGTTAACGCACTTAAGAGTGATGCTATCGAGAAGCTTGTTGCTGAGAATGCCGATATCGATCTACGTGAAGTAGGCAAGTTGCTTGGAAGTTTAGAGAAAAAAGTCGTACGTGGCCGCATCATAGCGGGTAACCCACGTATTGATGGTCGTGAGCCTGATATGGTTCGTGGTCTTAATGTGATGGCCGGTGTACTTCCACGTACTCACGGTAGCGCAATATTTACTCGTGGTGAGACTCAAGCACTAGTGACTTGTACTCTTGGTACCGAGCGTGATGCACAGAAAGTTGACAGCATCATGGGCGAGTACACTAACCGCTTTATGCTTCATTATAACTTCCCTCCTTACTGTGTGGGCGAGACAGGTTTTGTTGGTTCACCTAAGCGTCGTGAAATTGGTCACGGTAAACTAGCTTGGCGTGGTATTAACGCAGTTATGCCTTCTGCTGAAGAATTCCCATACAGCGTTCGTGTCGTTTCAGAAATTACTGAATCAAACGGTTCAAGCTCTATGGCTTCTGTATGTGGTACTTCTCTTGCTCTTATGGATGCGGGTGTACCAATTAAGACTTCTGTTGCTGGTATTGCTATGGGCCTAGTTAAAGAGGGTGACGATTTCGTCGTACTTTCTGACATCTTAGGTGATGAAGATCACTTGGGTGATATGGACTTTAAAGTTGCCGGTACTCGTGATGGTATCACTGCATTGCAGATGGATATCAAGATCGAAGGTATCACGCAAGAGATCATGCAGATCGCACTTCAGCAAGCTTATGGCGCTCGAGTTCATATCCTTAACGTGATGGACCAGGCTATTGGTTCACATCGTGATGATATCTCTGATCACGCACCACGTATCACCACTATCAAGATCAACCCTGAGAAGATCCGTGATGTGATTGGTAAAGGTGGCGCTACAATTCGTGCGCTTACTGAAGAGACTGGTACTACAATCGAACTTGATGATGACGGTACTGTTAAGATCGCATCGTCTAACGGTGAAGCGACTAAAGAAGCTATCCGTCGTATCGAAGAGATCACAGCTGAAGTTGAAGTCGGTACTATCTATAACGGTAAAGTTGTACGAATCGTAGATTTCGGTGCATTCGTGACAATTCTTCCAGGTAAAGATGGTCTAGTTCACATCTCTCAGATTGCTGAAGAGCGTGTTGCTAATGTTTCTGACTACCTACAGACAGGTCAAGAAGTGAAAGTTAAGGTGATGGAAGTTGATCGCCAGGGTCGTGTACGTCTTTCAATGAAAGAAGCACAACCTAAAGCAGAAGCTGCACCAGCTGCAGAATAA
- the rimP gene encoding ribosome maturation factor RimP, whose translation MATIEKRLEEMLKSPVEALGHRLWGLEYIQAGKHSTLRVYIDNDKGIFIEDCAESSRQISAVLDVEDPISTEYTLEVSSPGVDRPLFTVEQYASYIDETVKIQLTMPVAGSRNLKGTVTGVEGQTLTLAVDGNELIIALDNIRKGNLIAKF comes from the coding sequence TTGGCTACTATAGAAAAAAGACTGGAAGAGATGCTCAAATCTCCAGTTGAGGCATTGGGTCACAGACTTTGGGGCTTGGAATATATTCAAGCCGGTAAGCACTCAACGTTAAGAGTGTATATCGATAATGACAAAGGCATTTTCATTGAAGATTGTGCTGAAAGCAGTCGACAGATCAGTGCTGTGCTCGATGTTGAGGATCCCATTTCAACCGAATACACATTAGAAGTTTCTTCTCCCGGTGTGGACAGACCGCTATTTACGGTTGAGCAATATGCTAGTTACATCGACGAGACAGTAAAAATTCAACTGACTATGCCTGTTGCAGGTAGTCGTAATTTAAAAGGGACCGTTACAGGGGTTGAGGGGCAGACGCTTACTCTTGCTGTAGATGGTAACGAATTGATTATTGCCTTGGATAATATCCGCAAAGGCAACTTAATCGCTAAGTTTTGA
- the secG gene encoding preprotein translocase subunit SecG — protein MYEVLMVVYLLVAIGLVGLILIQQGKGADMGASFGAGASATLFGSSGAGNFLTRSTAVLAVGFFALSLIIGNLSANHTKSEDAWNNLGAGAAQVTEQVTEDAKQQEPTEDKIPD, from the coding sequence ATGTATGAAGTTTTAATGGTTGTTTACTTGTTGGTTGCGATTGGCCTAGTAGGTCTAATCCTTATTCAACAAGGTAAAGGTGCTGACATGGGTGCCTCTTTTGGTGCAGGTGCTTCGGCTACTTTGTTTGGGTCATCGGGTGCAGGTAACTTTTTGACTCGTTCTACTGCAGTATTGGCAGTTGGTTTTTTTGCTCTTAGTCTTATCATTGGTAACCTAAGTGCTAACCATACTAAGTCTGAAGATGCATGGAATAATTTAGGTGCTGGTGCAGCGCAGGTGACTGAGCAAGTTACTGAAGACGCTAAGCAGCAAGAACCTACTGAAGACAAGATTCCTGACTAA
- the infB gene encoding translation initiation factor IF-2, with protein sequence MTDTTVEKLAGEVGKTADRLVEQFSEAGIKKNKADTVSESEKQQLLEFLKKQHGGDATPTKMTLQRKSVSTLSVGSGRDTKDVKVEVRKKRTFVKRDPAAEAEAAAEAETKAVEAAEVKAKADAVAKVAADAAAAEKAKAADAVKEKAKLSAVEKAKPVVETAEEKAAKAEADKLQTAQEQATKAKVDGEAKAAAEEARKLAEENSSRWAEEEKSRKEAEKTGDHHITTSTEARAAEDTADANAEKRDRRPRKAPTPAPATTGKGKRRGGRDTRNSRNSRGGRNARNNRSVAPESMDHAFTKPVAVVKTDVSIGETVSVSELASKMSIKATEIIKAMMKMGSMVTINQVLDQETAQLVAEEMGHKVVLTRENELEHQVLADRDANIEAESRAPVVTIMGHVDHGKTSLLDHIRAAKVASGEAGGITQHIGAYHVETENGMITFLDTPGHAAFTAMRARGAKATDIVILVVAADDGVMPQTIEAIQHAKAGKVPLIVAVNKMDKPEADPERVKSELSQHGVMSEDWGGNNMFVNVSAKTGQGIDELLEGILLEAEVLELKAIKQGMAAGVVVESKLDKGRGPVATVLVQEGTLKQGDIVLCGLEYGKVRAMRDENGIAITEAGPSIPVEILGLSGVPSAGDEATVVRDERKAREVALYRQGKFRDIKLARQQKAKLENMFANMTEGEVEELNIVLKADVQGSLEAIADSLNKLSTDEVKVNIIARGVGGLTETDATLAAASNAIMIGFNIRADAQARKVIDSESVDLRYYSVIYNLIDEVRNAMSGLLAPEYKQVILGLAEVRDVFKSPKIGAIAGCMVTEGTIKKSAPIRVLRENIVIYEGELESLRRFKDDVADVRNGMECGIGVKNYNDVRVGDQIEVFETIEIARSLEE encoded by the coding sequence ATGACAGATACAACAGTAGAAAAACTGGCTGGTGAAGTAGGAAAAACTGCAGATCGATTAGTCGAGCAGTTTTCAGAAGCTGGCATTAAGAAAAATAAAGCAGACACGGTTTCAGAATCAGAGAAGCAACAGCTTCTTGAGTTTTTAAAGAAACAACATGGCGGAGATGCTACTCCGACTAAGATGACGCTACAGCGTAAATCTGTTTCTACTTTAAGTGTAGGCTCTGGCCGTGACACTAAAGACGTGAAAGTTGAAGTACGTAAAAAACGCACTTTTGTTAAACGTGATCCAGCAGCAGAAGCAGAAGCTGCTGCAGAAGCTGAAACTAAAGCGGTTGAGGCTGCCGAAGTTAAGGCTAAAGCAGACGCTGTAGCCAAAGTAGCTGCTGATGCCGCTGCGGCTGAGAAAGCGAAAGCTGCTGACGCTGTGAAAGAAAAAGCTAAATTATCTGCTGTAGAAAAAGCTAAGCCAGTTGTAGAAACTGCAGAAGAGAAAGCAGCTAAAGCTGAAGCTGATAAGTTACAAACTGCACAAGAGCAAGCCACAAAAGCGAAAGTCGATGGTGAAGCAAAAGCTGCTGCCGAAGAAGCTCGTAAGCTTGCAGAGGAAAACTCATCGCGTTGGGCTGAAGAAGAAAAGTCGCGTAAAGAGGCTGAGAAGACTGGTGATCATCATATCACCACTTCAACAGAAGCTCGCGCCGCTGAAGATACTGCGGATGCTAATGCTGAAAAGCGTGACCGTCGTCCACGTAAAGCACCGACTCCAGCGCCTGCTACTACAGGTAAAGGTAAGCGTCGTGGCGGTAGAGATACCCGCAATTCACGTAACAGCCGCGGTGGCCGTAATGCACGTAACAATCGTAGTGTTGCACCTGAGTCTATGGACCATGCATTCACTAAGCCTGTAGCCGTCGTAAAAACCGATGTGAGCATTGGTGAAACGGTTTCGGTTTCTGAATTGGCATCAAAAATGTCAATTAAAGCCACTGAAATCATCAAGGCGATGATGAAGATGGGCTCTATGGTTACTATCAACCAGGTACTTGACCAAGAAACTGCTCAGCTAGTCGCTGAAGAGATGGGTCATAAAGTTGTTCTTACTCGTGAAAACGAACTTGAGCATCAAGTACTTGCTGATCGTGACGCGAATATTGAAGCCGAGTCTCGTGCGCCAGTAGTGACTATCATGGGTCATGTTGACCATGGTAAGACATCGCTACTTGATCATATTAGAGCTGCAAAAGTAGCATCTGGTGAAGCGGGTGGTATTACCCAGCATATCGGTGCTTACCATGTTGAAACTGAAAATGGCATGATCACCTTCCTAGATACTCCTGGTCACGCTGCGTTTACCGCAATGCGAGCTCGTGGTGCTAAGGCAACTGATATCGTTATTTTGGTTGTTGCAGCCGATGATGGTGTTATGCCACAGACTATCGAAGCGATTCAACATGCCAAGGCCGGTAAAGTGCCTTTGATTGTTGCTGTTAACAAGATGGATAAGCCAGAAGCGGATCCTGAGCGTGTTAAGAGTGAACTTTCTCAACATGGCGTAATGTCCGAAGATTGGGGCGGAAACAACATGTTTGTTAACGTTTCAGCTAAGACTGGTCAAGGTATCGACGAATTACTAGAGGGTATTCTTCTTGAAGCTGAAGTCTTAGAGCTTAAAGCTATCAAACAGGGTATGGCTGCTGGTGTTGTTGTCGAGTCTAAGCTAGATAAAGGCCGTGGCCCAGTTGCTACTGTTCTAGTACAGGAAGGTACGCTTAAGCAGGGTGATATCGTTCTGTGTGGTCTTGAGTACGGTAAAGTTCGTGCCATGCGTGATGAGAATGGTATTGCAATTACTGAAGCTGGACCATCAATTCCTGTTGAGATCTTAGGTCTTTCAGGTGTGCCTTCAGCTGGTGATGAAGCAACGGTAGTTCGTGATGAGCGTAAGGCTCGTGAAGTTGCACTTTACCGTCAAGGTAAGTTCCGCGATATTAAACTTGCAAGACAGCAGAAAGCTAAGCTTGAGAACATGTTTGCTAACATGACCGAAGGTGAAGTAGAGGAACTTAATATCGTGCTTAAGGCCGATGTACAAGGTTCTCTTGAAGCGATTGCTGATTCATTGAATAAGCTATCAACTGATGAAGTTAAAGTTAACATCATCGCTCGTGGCGTAGGTGGACTCACTGAGACTGATGCGACCTTAGCAGCGGCTTCAAACGCAATCATGATCGGCTTTAACATTCGTGCCGATGCGCAGGCGCGTAAAGTTATCGATAGCGAAAGTGTAGATCTACGTTACTACAGCGTGATTTATAACTTGATTGACGAAGTTCGAAACGCGATGAGCGGTCTTCTTGCTCCTGAATATAAGCAGGTCATTCTTGGTCTTGCTGAAGTTCGTGATGTATTTAAGTCTCCTAAGATTGGCGCAATTGCTGGTTGTATGGTTACTGAAGGTACAATTAAGAAGAGTGCACCGATTCGTGTTCTACGTGAAAACATTGTTATCTACGAAGGTGAGCTTGAGTCTCTTCGTCGTTTCAAAGATGACGTTGCCGATGTTCGTAACGGTATGGAATGTGGTATCGGTGTGAAGAACTATAATGACGTCAGGGTTGGCGATCAGATTGAAGTCTTCGAAACCATCGAGATAGCTCGCTCCTTAGAAGAGTAA
- a CDS encoding putative bifunctional diguanylate cyclase/phosphodiesterase codes for MTAKFKSLTWKQTSLVVFSALFIAIAIFIVEIALVGTSARDELKASQIELLDSVEQPASNAVWALDDNLAKQTLEGVLKVEHVGSAVIELDDGSTFVNVASPLTSPNLFEPLSKKLFGDLREISRTLYRPLYFEEDEKLHLIGTLTIFYDTQELTDSLFSQLRFSLLGTLTRALLITLILSIVFHRFLTRPIAQISEAIDKIDPESPDENLLPVSKAHMDDELGLVTSKFNQILIQFSQTQSKLRKMATRDPLTGLPNRTLLLETIAVTIQRARVHKQQFCMLFIDLDRFKNVNDSLGHAIGDQFLVRIAQVLERVVGDNGTVARLGGDEFVILADEIQSPDLAADFVERLLFQLNTPMQLNEHTIHPAASVGISIYPDDGMTAEDLIRHSDIAMYSAKAAGSNQWAFFKQQMTERAAVRLRTEASLHDALKNNEFVLHFQPKFDIKTGKVVACEALIRWQKDGRLISPMSFIPVAEETGIIIPIGRWVIEQTCKTLKEWQNKYNYAMPIALNVASQQFEDPSLVPDIKQLSLRYQIKPELLEIEITETSLMNDIEKAITKLQQLKSAGFGIAVDDFGTGYSSLSYLRHLPITTMKIDRCFVTDLPQESAIASTILMLGKQLNLNIVAEGIETEAQLAWLNANNCQMGQGFYFSKPLSQQEFEDKYIKTQTARISQI; via the coding sequence ATGACTGCCAAATTTAAATCGCTTACATGGAAACAGACTAGCCTCGTCGTATTTTCGGCATTATTCATCGCGATTGCCATTTTTATAGTAGAGATCGCCCTTGTTGGTACTTCGGCTCGAGATGAACTAAAAGCCTCTCAAATTGAATTGCTCGACTCTGTCGAGCAGCCAGCCTCTAATGCCGTATGGGCGTTAGATGACAACTTGGCAAAGCAAACCTTAGAAGGTGTTTTAAAAGTTGAGCATGTAGGTTCAGCGGTGATTGAACTTGACGATGGCTCGACATTTGTCAATGTCGCCTCACCGTTAACCAGTCCAAACCTATTTGAGCCGCTCAGTAAAAAACTCTTCGGTGATCTTAGAGAGATCTCTCGCACTCTATATCGCCCTCTGTATTTTGAAGAAGATGAGAAACTCCACCTCATCGGTACTTTAACTATCTTCTATGATACCCAAGAACTCACTGATTCACTTTTTTCTCAATTAAGATTTAGTTTACTCGGCACACTAACCCGTGCTTTGTTAATCACACTAATCTTGTCTATTGTGTTTCATCGTTTTTTGACCCGTCCAATTGCACAGATCAGTGAAGCAATAGATAAAATTGATCCTGAATCACCCGATGAAAACTTATTGCCTGTCTCTAAGGCACATATGGATGATGAGCTAGGCTTGGTAACCTCTAAATTTAATCAAATTTTGATACAATTTAGTCAAACACAGAGCAAACTGAGGAAAATGGCAACCAGAGACCCTTTGACTGGCTTGCCTAATCGAACTTTACTGCTAGAAACTATCGCGGTTACCATTCAAAGGGCCCGAGTCCATAAGCAACAATTTTGTATGCTCTTTATCGATCTTGACAGATTTAAGAACGTCAATGACTCCCTAGGACACGCCATAGGCGATCAGTTTCTCGTTCGTATCGCACAAGTGCTTGAACGTGTAGTCGGCGATAATGGTACGGTCGCTCGATTAGGCGGCGATGAGTTTGTGATCCTTGCCGATGAGATCCAAAGTCCCGATCTCGCTGCCGATTTTGTTGAGCGTCTACTTTTTCAACTCAACACGCCGATGCAACTTAACGAACATACTATCCATCCCGCAGCATCTGTGGGGATCTCTATCTACCCTGATGATGGCATGACCGCTGAAGATCTGATCCGTCACTCGGATATTGCTATGTATAGCGCAAAAGCGGCAGGGTCAAACCAGTGGGCTTTCTTCAAACAACAGATGACTGAACGTGCAGCAGTTCGATTACGCACTGAAGCCTCGCTTCATGACGCGCTTAAAAATAATGAATTTGTTCTGCACTTCCAACCTAAGTTCGATATCAAGACTGGCAAAGTTGTCGCCTGTGAAGCGCTCATTCGTTGGCAAAAAGATGGTCGATTGATCAGCCCTATGTCTTTCATCCCCGTTGCCGAAGAGACCGGGATCATCATTCCAATTGGGCGTTGGGTCATAGAGCAAACTTGTAAGACACTTAAAGAGTGGCAAAATAAATATAACTATGCGATGCCAATCGCTCTCAATGTGGCTTCGCAGCAATTTGAAGACCCAAGCTTGGTTCCTGATATTAAACAGCTGTCACTAAGGTATCAGATTAAACCAGAGCTATTAGAGATAGAGATAACTGAAACCTCTTTAATGAATGACATTGAAAAAGCAATCACCAAACTCCAGCAGCTCAAATCAGCTGGTTTCGGTATTGCGGTAGATGATTTTGGAACGGGCTACTCTTCACTGTCCTACTTACGTCATCTACCTATTACCACAATGAAAATAGATCGCTGTTTCGTCACAGATCTGCCGCAAGAGAGCGCCATTGCATCGACTATTTTGATGCTAGGTAAGCAGCTAAACCTTAATATTGTTGCGGAAGGCATAGAAACCGAGGCACAACTTGCCTGGCTAAATGCTAACAACTGTCAGATGGGACAAGGGTTTTATTTCAGTAAACCGCTCTCTCAACAAGAGTTTGAAGATAAGTATATTAAGACGCAAACGGCAAGGATTAGTCAGATTTGA
- the nusA gene encoding transcription termination factor NusA: MNKEILLVAEAVSNEKGVPREKIFEALEIALATATKKKHEGEIEVRVEIDRKTGGYETFRRWMVVEDTGEPLENPYGEITLEAAQYEDPEIQLGDYIEDDMESVTFDRITTQTAKQVIVQKVREAERAQVVEQFQDKEGELITGVVKKSNRESVVVDLGSNADAVLFKEDLIARENFRPGDRVRAFLFSVRPEARGAQLFLSRTRPEMLIELFRVEVPEIADEMIEIMGAARDPGSRAKIAVKSNDKRIDPIGACVGMRGARVQAVSNELNGERVDIVLWDDNPAQYVINCMAPADVASIIVDEDTHSMDIAVEADSLAQAIGRNGQNVRLATQLSGWELNVMTVADMQAKHQAESAKVVSLFVEYLDIDEDFAQILADEGFTSLEEVAYVPAAELMDIDGFDEDTVEALRERAKAAISTRALATEEALDGAEPSEDLLALEGLERHLAFVFASKGVITLEDLAEQGIDDLIDIEELTEDKAGELIMAARNICWFGDEE, from the coding sequence ATGAATAAAGAGATTCTGCTAGTCGCTGAGGCGGTTTCAAATGAGAAAGGCGTTCCTCGCGAAAAGATTTTCGAAGCGCTGGAAATTGCTTTAGCTACGGCTACAAAGAAGAAACACGAAGGTGAGATCGAAGTTCGTGTCGAAATCGATCGTAAAACCGGCGGGTATGAAACTTTCCGTCGCTGGATGGTTGTTGAAGACACAGGTGAACCATTAGAAAATCCTTATGGCGAAATAACGCTAGAGGCTGCTCAGTACGAAGATCCTGAAATCCAGCTTGGCGATTATATCGAAGATGATATGGAGTCTGTTACTTTTGACCGTATTACGACTCAAACTGCTAAGCAGGTGATCGTTCAAAAGGTAAGAGAAGCCGAGCGTGCTCAAGTTGTTGAGCAGTTTCAGGATAAAGAAGGCGAGTTAATCACTGGCGTAGTCAAGAAAAGCAACCGTGAAAGCGTTGTTGTCGATCTTGGTAGTAATGCTGATGCGGTTCTATTTAAAGAAGACCTCATTGCGCGTGAAAACTTCCGCCCAGGTGATCGTGTTCGTGCTTTTCTATTTTCAGTACGTCCAGAAGCACGTGGTGCTCAGCTTTTCTTATCTCGTACTAGACCTGAAATGCTTATTGAGCTTTTCCGTGTTGAAGTACCGGAGATTGCTGATGAGATGATTGAGATCATGGGCGCAGCTCGTGACCCAGGCTCTCGCGCTAAGATTGCTGTTAAGTCAAACGACAAGCGAATTGATCCAATTGGTGCTTGTGTTGGTATGCGTGGTGCACGTGTACAGGCTGTTTCTAATGAACTTAATGGCGAGCGTGTTGATATCGTGCTTTGGGACGATAACCCAGCGCAATACGTTATTAACTGTATGGCCCCAGCTGATGTTGCTTCTATCATCGTTGATGAAGATACCCACTCAATGGATATCGCTGTCGAAGCCGACAGTTTAGCTCAAGCTATTGGCCGTAATGGACAGAACGTTCGTTTGGCCACCCAGTTATCTGGTTGGGAACTGAATGTGATGACGGTTGCAGATATGCAGGCTAAGCATCAGGCTGAAAGTGCAAAAGTTGTGAGTCTATTCGTTGAATATCTAGATATCGACGAAGATTTCGCTCAAATTCTGGCCGATGAAGGGTTTACATCGCTAGAAGAAGTTGCTTATGTTCCGGCAGCTGAATTGATGGACATAGATGGTTTCGATGAAGATACCGTCGAAGCATTGAGAGAGCGTGCTAAAGCGGCTATCTCGACCAGAGCGTTAGCAACGGAAGAAGCACTTGACGGTGCAGAGCCGAGTGAAGACTTGCTTGCTCTAGAAGGCCTTGAAAGACATTTGGCTTTCGTTTTCGCTAGCAAAGGCGTAATCACACTTGAAGATCTGGCCGAACAAGGCATAGATGATTTGATAGATATTGAAGAATTGACAGAAGATAAAGCTGGTGAGCTCATCATGGCAGCCCGCAATATCTGTTGGTTTGGCGACGAAGAATAA
- the truB gene encoding tRNA pseudouridine(55) synthase TruB — protein sequence MGRRQRGRFIDGIVLLDKDTGMSSNFALQRVKRLFDANKAGHTGALDPLATGMLPICLGEATKFSQHLLDADKRYLVTAKLGVRTDTSDSDGEVVQTRPMNFTQELLMESLEYFRGETMQVPSMFSALKHQGQPLYKYAREGIEVPREARPITVFELNFVSLEGDELTLDIHCSKGTYIRTITDDLGEMLGCGAHVIMLRRTQVAGYPYDRMVSLAQLNEMVEQAEAEELDAKPILDELLLPMDTAVTKFKEINIPESVEPYLMNGNPVQAPNTADFSDGELLRITIGESHKFVGMGSINDDGLLAPKRLIVQR from the coding sequence ATGGGTCGTCGTCAACGTGGTCGTTTTATCGATGGCATTGTTCTTTTAGATAAAGACACAGGTATGAGCTCGAACTTCGCTCTACAAAGAGTCAAGCGACTTTTTGATGCCAATAAGGCCGGACATACTGGTGCGCTAGATCCGCTAGCCACGGGTATGCTGCCTATCTGTTTAGGTGAAGCAACTAAGTTCTCTCAGCACCTGCTAGATGCCGATAAACGCTATTTAGTGACTGCTAAGTTAGGTGTACGTACAGATACCAGCGACTCTGATGGGGAAGTGGTTCAAACTCGCCCAATGAATTTTACACAAGAGTTACTGATGGAGTCATTAGAGTATTTTCGTGGTGAAACCATGCAAGTACCTTCCATGTTCTCAGCATTAAAACATCAGGGGCAGCCGCTTTATAAGTATGCCCGTGAAGGTATCGAAGTGCCAAGAGAAGCTCGCCCTATCACAGTATTTGAGTTGAATTTTGTTTCACTTGAAGGTGATGAGCTGACCTTAGATATACATTGTTCTAAAGGCACCTATATCAGAACGATCACCGATGATCTTGGTGAAATGCTGGGCTGTGGTGCTCATGTCATTATGTTGAGACGTACTCAAGTTGCTGGCTACCCTTACGATAGGATGGTAAGCCTAGCGCAGCTCAATGAGATGGTAGAGCAAGCTGAAGCTGAAGAGCTAGATGCAAAGCCGATACTCGATGAGTTATTGCTGCCTATGGATACGGCTGTGACTAAGTTTAAAGAGATTAACATTCCTGAATCGGTCGAACCTTATTTAATGAATGGCAATCCAGTACAAGCCCCTAACACTGCTGATTTTAGTGATGGTGAGTTACTGCGGATCACTATTGGTGAGTCACATAAATTTGTTGGTATGGGTAGTATCAACGACGATGGCTTGTTAGCGCCTAAGCGTCTAATAGTTCAAAGATAA
- the rbfA gene encoding 30S ribosome-binding factor RbfA — protein MAKEFSRTRRIGQQLQQELAQVLQRDMKDPRIGMVTVNDVEVSRDLSYARVFVTFFEEDEKLIEEKIEALSTAAGYIRSLVAGRMKLRVMPELRFIYDASLVEGMRMSNLVTRVISDDEAKQKAAGNDKDNGDKEQEGDA, from the coding sequence ATGGCAAAAGAATTTAGTCGTACACGTCGAATCGGTCAGCAACTCCAGCAAGAGCTTGCTCAAGTGTTACAACGTGATATGAAAGATCCACGTATCGGCATGGTGACAGTGAATGATGTTGAAGTTTCACGTGACTTAAGCTACGCCAGAGTATTTGTCACCTTCTTTGAAGAAGATGAAAAACTGATCGAAGAGAAAATTGAAGCATTAAGCACAGCTGCTGGCTATATTCGCTCTTTGGTTGCTGGCCGCATGAAGCTACGAGTGATGCCTGAACTTAGATTTATCTATGATGCATCATTGGTTGAAGGTATGCGCATGTCAAACCTAGTCACACGTGTGATTAGTGATGATGAAGCAAAACAGAAAGCTGCCGGTAATGACAAAGATAATGGTGACAAAGAGCAGGAAGGTGACGCTTAA
- the rpsO gene encoding 30S ribosomal protein S15 has protein sequence MSLNAEQTAKILAEFGRCENDTGSSEVQVALLTAQINHLQGHFKEHIHDHHSRRGLLRMVSTRRKLLAYLKRTENVRYQELIKKLGLRR, from the coding sequence ATGTCACTAAATGCTGAACAAACTGCAAAAATCCTGGCTGAATTCGGTCGTTGTGAAAACGATACTGGTTCTTCTGAAGTACAGGTAGCTCTTTTGACTGCTCAGATTAACCATCTACAGGGCCATTTCAAAGAGCACATCCATGATCACCATTCACGTCGTGGTCTACTACGTATGGTTAGCACACGTCGTAAACTTCTTGCATACCTAAAGCGTACTGAAAATGTTCGTTACCAGGAACTAATCAAGAAGCTAGGTCTACGTCGTTAA